A genome region from Deinococcus seoulensis includes the following:
- the rimP gene encoding ribosome maturation factor RimP, with the protein MNNNGSNNQLMQIAQTALTPLGFEVLEVQVQNLGGQPIVLVRIDRLDEQPVTVEDLTKASRAAETEFDRVDPIAGEYRLEFESPGSKRPLTRARHFERMLGLKARVRGEGQAFTAPIAAVDGEMISFDVAGERVTLRAGEFQANLAEFPDRHR; encoded by the coding sequence ATGAATAACAACGGAAGTAACAATCAACTGATGCAGATCGCGCAGACCGCACTGACCCCGCTGGGGTTCGAGGTGCTGGAAGTGCAGGTGCAGAACCTGGGTGGGCAGCCGATCGTGCTGGTCCGCATCGACCGTCTGGACGAGCAGCCCGTGACCGTGGAGGACCTGACGAAGGCCAGCCGCGCCGCGGAAACCGAGTTCGACCGGGTGGACCCCATTGCCGGTGAGTACCGCCTGGAGTTCGAGTCGCCCGGCAGCAAGCGGCCGCTGACGCGCGCCCGGCACTTCGAGCGGATGCTGGGCCTGAAAGCCCGCGTGCGTGGCGAGGGGCAGGCGTTCACGGCGCCGATCGCGGCGGTGGACGGCGAGATGATCTCGTTCGACGTGGCCGGTGAGCGCGTGACCCTGCGCGCCGGTGAATTCCAGGCGAACCTCGCGGAATTCCCGGACCGTCACCGCTGA
- a CDS encoding HD-GYP domain-containing protein — protein MFRRPRTPPPATGSPDPRKTGISVSGEPLDPTRVLADLLSRPSLEGILEGALSYAATLLGGNAQGYAVVRRGQDRVAAVFGYPKDLMGAALSGPWSGMRPRVLADGTRELYEQNGPEAAALLDSCGMRDVTLSLVVPLSDRGRNLGALILDRTGSEGVTPGTQEAVTKWAAAVAPLLGILEGREEWKAAARQLTGALVEAVESREFDSLGHAQSVADTSLKLGRLIGLADRELEELWYAATLHDLGKIHGEAGHALVGANFLHGVPHLAEAQKAIRHHHERWDGQGEPDKLAGEDIPLYARILAVANAFVRMGDVERLKPHAGKALDARLVGLLEKLPR, from the coding sequence GTGTTCCGACGCCCCCGCACCCCGCCACCGGCCACAGGCAGTCCTGACCCGCGCAAGACCGGGATCTCGGTGTCTGGTGAGCCGCTCGACCCGACCCGCGTGCTGGCCGACCTGCTCTCACGTCCCTCCCTGGAAGGCATCCTGGAGGGCGCGCTGTCGTACGCGGCGACCCTGCTGGGCGGGAACGCGCAGGGGTACGCGGTCGTGCGGCGCGGCCAGGACCGCGTGGCCGCCGTATTCGGCTACCCCAAGGACCTGATGGGCGCCGCCCTGAGCGGCCCGTGGTCCGGGATGCGGCCGCGCGTGCTGGCCGACGGGACCCGCGAACTGTACGAGCAGAACGGCCCGGAGGCGGCGGCGCTGCTCGACAGTTGCGGCATGCGCGACGTGACCCTGTCGCTGGTCGTGCCCCTGAGTGACCGGGGCCGGAACCTGGGCGCGCTGATCCTGGACCGCACGGGCAGCGAGGGCGTCACGCCCGGCACGCAGGAGGCCGTCACCAAGTGGGCGGCGGCCGTGGCCCCCCTGCTGGGCATCCTGGAGGGCCGCGAGGAATGGAAGGCGGCGGCGCGGCAACTGACGGGCGCGCTCGTCGAGGCGGTCGAGAGCCGCGAGTTCGACTCGCTGGGGCACGCGCAGTCCGTGGCGGACACCAGCCTGAAACTGGGCCGCCTGATCGGACTGGCCGACCGGGAACTGGAGGAACTGTGGTACGCCGCGACCCTGCACGACCTGGGCAAGATTCACGGCGAGGCCGGGCACGCCCTGGTCGGCGCGAACTTCCTGCACGGCGTGCCGCACCTCGCGGAGGCGCAGAAGGCCATCCGTCACCACCACGAACGCTGGGACGGTCAGGGCGAACCCGACAAGCTGGCCGGCGAGGACATCCCGCTGTACGCCCGCATCCTGGCCGTCGCGAACGCTTTCGTGCGCATGGGCGACGTGGAACGCCTGAAACCGCATGCCGGAAAGGCCCTGGACGCCCGACTGGTGGGCCTGCTGGAGAAACTGCCCCGGTGA
- the argC gene encoding N-acetyl-gamma-glutamyl-phosphate reductase, giving the protein MSTHDQKTVAIVGGSGYAGGEFLRLALNHPHLNVTQVTSERNAGTPVSMVHPNLRGRTNLKFRRAAELDEADIIVLALPHGSAAKKISEYEARGKIIVDLSADFRLKDPEVYRATYGEDHPTPDKLGEWVYGNPELHREDLRGATRIACAGCFATSVILALYPLLKLGVLLPKDIIATGLVGSSAAGASASDSSHHPERAGSLRVYKPVGHRHTAEAQQELPGHFPLHLTAISTPRVRGILTTAQAWIPDGYSDRDVWSAYREVYGAEPFIRIVKVAKGIHRYPDPMLLDGTNYCDIGFEMDQDTGRVVLMSAIDNLVKGTAGHAIQSLNIALDWPETTGLEFAGLHPA; this is encoded by the coding sequence ATGAGCACGCATGACCAGAAGACGGTCGCCATTGTCGGCGGCAGCGGCTACGCCGGAGGCGAATTCCTGCGCCTCGCCCTGAACCACCCCCACCTGAACGTCACGCAGGTCACCAGCGAACGCAACGCCGGGACCCCCGTCAGCATGGTGCACCCCAACCTGCGCGGCCGCACCAACCTCAAGTTCCGCCGGGCTGCCGAACTCGACGAGGCCGACATCATCGTGCTGGCCCTCCCGCACGGCAGCGCCGCCAAGAAGATCAGCGAGTACGAGGCCAGGGGCAAGATCATCGTGGACCTCTCGGCCGACTTCCGACTGAAAGACCCAGAGGTGTACCGCGCGACCTACGGCGAGGACCACCCCACTCCCGACAAACTGGGTGAGTGGGTGTACGGCAACCCGGAACTGCACCGCGAGGACCTGCGCGGCGCGACCCGCATCGCCTGCGCCGGGTGCTTCGCCACCAGCGTCATCCTGGCGCTGTACCCGCTGCTGAAACTGGGCGTGCTGCTGCCCAAGGACATCATCGCGACCGGACTGGTCGGCAGCAGCGCCGCCGGGGCCAGCGCCAGCGACTCCTCTCACCACCCCGAGCGGGCCGGGAGCCTGCGGGTGTACAAACCCGTCGGGCACCGCCACACCGCCGAGGCGCAGCAGGAGTTGCCGGGACACTTCCCGCTGCACCTGACCGCCATCAGCACCCCGCGCGTGCGCGGCATCCTGACGACCGCGCAGGCCTGGATTCCCGACGGCTACAGCGACCGCGACGTCTGGAGCGCCTACCGCGAGGTGTACGGCGCCGAGCCCTTCATCCGCATCGTGAAGGTCGCCAAGGGCATTCACCGCTACCCGGACCCCATGCTGCTCGACGGCACGAACTACTGCGACATCGGCTTCGAGATGGACCAGGACACCGGGCGCGTCGTCCTGATGTCGGCCATCGACAACCTGGTGAAAGGCACCGCCGGGCACGCCATCCAGAGCCTGAACATCGCCCTGGACTGGCCCGAAACGACCGGACTGGAATTCGCGGGACTGCACCC
- the secD gene encoding protein translocase subunit SecD, protein MTYSNNRNKNGRRPPPRRAGPSSGQPNLITGLLLLLVLLASVAYIWRPWDHKDNLWSVWNDKFQFITLGLDLKGGLRIELAPESGTATKDELDRVKTVIENRVNALGVAEPTVTVAGGKRVVVEIPGATPAVQQRAREIIQQTARLEFRIVQQNAQPDPALAQSNPRSGGYTLAQLGPVEATGEVIENAQSATDPQSGRWVVTFQNTDKGAATFGEFTGKNVNRLMAVVLDDQIQSVANIQQRLFRDVQITGNFDAEEASQLALVLKSGALPIKIKTEAEKAIGPTLGADAIRSGAIAAVVGIVAVFVMLFAYYGLWFGLVGALGLLFSSIVILGMLAGFGATLTLPGIAGLVLTIGAAVDGNVISFERIKEELYRGKGIKNSIGAGYEHSTAAILDVNASHLLSALALYNYSTGPVKGFAVTLMIGVIAATFSNLVFAKWFMEWLAQRKPNMSAPQWIKNTKIDFIRPAPIITSLSVLLAIVGGGILATKGMNYGVDFTSGTTIAIKASGDTTTEQVRAAATGAGVEKVNGQSTVIQRDVTPGVGGATYTIKVPELTSAEVQTLSAAITKLPQGEVQSSETVGPAVGQELTQKTLYAVLLGMALILVYVGFRFDFIMGMGSILAVVHDVAIVMGLYSLLGLEFSIASVAALLTLIGYSLNDSIIVSDRIRENIKEMRGRPYREIVNASINQTLSRTIMTSISTMLPLLSLLIFGGPVLRDFSLVLLIGIVIGTYSSIYIVAPLVVYFEEWNRRRKEGSQPAKA, encoded by the coding sequence GTGACTTACAGCAACAACCGCAACAAGAACGGGCGGCGTCCGCCGCCGCGCCGCGCCGGACCGTCGTCCGGTCAACCGAACCTGATCACTGGCCTGCTGCTGCTGCTGGTGCTGCTGGCCAGCGTGGCGTACATCTGGCGTCCGTGGGATCACAAGGACAACCTCTGGAGCGTCTGGAACGACAAGTTCCAGTTCATCACGCTGGGCCTGGACCTCAAGGGTGGCCTGCGGATCGAGCTGGCGCCCGAGTCGGGCACGGCCACCAAGGATGAACTGGACCGCGTGAAGACCGTCATCGAGAACCGCGTGAACGCGCTGGGCGTGGCCGAGCCGACCGTGACGGTCGCGGGTGGCAAGCGCGTGGTCGTGGAGATTCCGGGTGCGACGCCGGCCGTGCAGCAGCGCGCCCGCGAGATCATTCAGCAGACGGCGCGACTGGAGTTCCGGATCGTGCAGCAGAACGCGCAGCCGGACCCGGCGCTGGCGCAGAGCAACCCGCGCAGCGGCGGGTACACGCTTGCGCAGCTGGGGCCGGTCGAGGCGACGGGTGAGGTCATCGAGAACGCGCAGAGCGCCACGGACCCCCAGTCCGGGCGCTGGGTGGTGACCTTCCAGAACACCGATAAGGGTGCCGCCACGTTCGGGGAGTTCACGGGCAAGAACGTGAACCGGCTGATGGCGGTCGTGCTGGACGATCAGATTCAGAGCGTGGCGAACATCCAGCAGCGGCTGTTCCGTGACGTGCAGATCACCGGGAACTTCGATGCCGAGGAGGCCAGTCAGCTGGCGCTGGTGCTGAAGTCCGGGGCGCTGCCCATCAAGATCAAGACCGAGGCCGAGAAGGCCATCGGGCCGACGCTGGGTGCCGACGCGATCCGCAGCGGCGCGATTGCGGCCGTGGTGGGGATCGTGGCGGTGTTCGTGATGCTGTTCGCGTACTACGGCCTGTGGTTCGGGCTGGTGGGCGCGCTGGGGCTGCTGTTCTCCAGCATCGTGATTCTGGGCATGCTGGCGGGCTTCGGCGCGACCCTGACCCTGCCGGGCATCGCGGGTCTGGTGCTGACCATCGGCGCGGCCGTGGACGGGAACGTGATTTCCTTCGAGCGCATCAAGGAAGAGCTGTACCGTGGCAAGGGCATCAAGAACTCCATCGGGGCGGGGTACGAGCACTCGACGGCGGCGATTCTGGACGTGAACGCCTCGCACCTGCTGTCGGCGCTGGCGCTGTACAACTACTCGACCGGTCCCGTGAAGGGCTTCGCGGTGACGCTGATGATCGGCGTGATCGCGGCGACGTTCTCGAACTTGGTGTTCGCGAAGTGGTTCATGGAGTGGCTCGCGCAGCGTAAACCGAACATGAGCGCCCCGCAGTGGATCAAGAACACGAAGATCGACTTCATCCGGCCCGCGCCGATCATCACGAGCCTCAGCGTGCTGCTGGCCATCGTGGGCGGCGGTATCCTGGCGACCAAGGGCATGAATTACGGCGTGGACTTCACGTCGGGCACGACCATCGCCATCAAGGCCAGCGGCGACACGACCACCGAGCAGGTGCGTGCGGCGGCGACCGGGGCGGGCGTGGAGAAGGTGAACGGGCAGAGCACCGTGATTCAGCGTGACGTGACGCCCGGCGTGGGTGGCGCGACGTACACCATCAAGGTGCCGGAACTGACGAGCGCCGAGGTGCAGACACTCTCGGCGGCCATCACGAAACTCCCGCAGGGTGAGGTGCAGTCCAGTGAGACGGTCGGCCCGGCGGTCGGGCAGGAGCTGACGCAGAAGACGCTGTACGCCGTGCTGCTGGGCATGGCCCTGATTCTGGTGTACGTGGGCTTCCGTTTCGACTTCATCATGGGGATGGGTAGCATCCTGGCGGTCGTGCACGACGTGGCGATCGTGATGGGTCTGTACTCGCTGCTGGGGCTGGAGTTCTCGATTGCCAGCGTGGCGGCGCTGCTGACGCTGATCGGGTACTCGCTGAACGACTCGATCATCGTGTCCGACCGCATCCGCGAGAACATCAAGGAGATGCGTGGACGTCCGTACCGTGAGATCGTGAATGCCAGCATCAACCAGACGCTGTCGCGCACGATCATGACGTCGATCAGTACGATGCTGCCGCTGCTGAGCCTGCTGATCTTCGGTGGGCCGGTGCTGCGTGATTTCAGTCTGGTGCTGCTGATCGGGATCGTCATCGGGACGTACTCCAGCATCTACATCGTGGCGCCGCTGGTGGTGTACTTCGAGGAGTGGAACCGCCGCCGCAAGGAAGGTTCGCAGCCCGCGAAAGCCTGA
- a CDS encoding YlxR family protein: MTVSPAPTPAPDRHTPERTCVACRRKRPQSALTRLTRVDGVWNLSVGYRAGRGAYVCSDSPDCWQDRRLRRAFGAQAPQVAAALTAQPQPLQQNHPRTLPTQGRDGSHRR, translated from the coding sequence TTGACGGTCTCCCCCGCTCCCACCCCCGCACCGGACCGGCACACGCCGGAACGGACCTGCGTGGCGTGCCGCCGCAAGCGGCCCCAGTCGGCGTTGACGCGCCTGACACGGGTGGACGGCGTGTGGAACCTCAGCGTGGGGTACCGGGCCGGGCGCGGCGCGTACGTGTGCAGCGACTCGCCGGACTGCTGGCAGGACCGCAGGTTACGCCGCGCGTTCGGCGCGCAGGCGCCGCAGGTGGCGGCCGCCCTGACAGCCCAGCCTCAACCGCTTCAACAGAATCATCCCCGCACGCTGCCCACCCAGGGCCGTGACGGGTCTCACCGGAGGTGA
- the upp gene encoding uracil phosphoribosyltransferase — protein sequence MVTVVTHPLVQHKLSVMRDVQTGVKEFRELAGELSLLLAYEAMRDLETVQETVQTPITQAQFPMLSGKKLALVAILRAGLIMTDAIVQLVPAAKVGHIGLYRDPQTLQPVAYYNKLPTDIAERRVFLTDPMLATGGSAVAAIERLKEAGATSIKLMCILAAPEGIAVIEREHPDVEIVVAAVDTHLNDHGYIVPGLGDAGDRIYGTK from the coding sequence ATGGTTACTGTCGTTACCCACCCACTGGTTCAACACAAACTCTCGGTCATGCGTGACGTCCAGACCGGCGTGAAGGAATTCCGGGAACTGGCTGGCGAACTCAGCCTGCTGCTCGCCTACGAGGCCATGCGCGACCTGGAAACCGTGCAGGAGACCGTGCAGACGCCCATCACGCAGGCCCAGTTCCCCATGCTGAGCGGCAAGAAACTGGCGCTGGTCGCCATTCTGCGCGCCGGGCTGATCATGACCGACGCGATCGTGCAGCTCGTCCCGGCCGCCAAGGTCGGGCACATCGGCCTGTACCGCGACCCGCAGACACTGCAACCCGTCGCGTACTACAACAAGCTGCCCACCGACATCGCCGAGCGCCGCGTGTTCCTGACCGACCCCATGCTCGCCACGGGCGGCAGCGCCGTGGCCGCCATCGAACGCCTGAAAGAGGCCGGGGCGACCAGCATCAAACTGATGTGCATCCTGGCCGCGCCCGAGGGCATCGCCGTGATCGAACGCGAGCACCCGGACGTGGAGATCGTCGTGGCCGCCGTGGACACGCACCTGAACGACCACGGGTACATCGTGCCGGGCCTGGGTGACGCGGGCGACCGCATCTACGGCACCAAGTAA
- a CDS encoding YkgJ family cysteine cluster protein codes for MTHATPTPHSNVTGPVQHGYTRYAQQATRWLGRYTQQGGQVFCGAGCFACCNMPIRVSLAEALIMTAALTPEQARAVEAHARAAVANARTARNDEQYVQRHRDEVGYCPILNRETGGCSQYEARPTRCRDTFSAFPATYCESGTLERMTRREQAEYRREVARTPGTDGELHFIAPLEHLSEPVWVAAARAMRQEWGLEVWGDFWLLTTLGADPKFMAAVTQGNPRAAWQIASGRGLAHRMLLEME; via the coding sequence ATGACGCACGCTACCCCCACCCCCCATTCCAACGTGACCGGCCCGGTCCAGCACGGGTACACCCGGTACGCGCAGCAGGCCACGCGCTGGCTCGGCCGGTACACGCAGCAGGGCGGGCAGGTGTTCTGCGGCGCCGGTTGTTTCGCGTGCTGCAACATGCCCATCCGCGTCAGTCTGGCCGAGGCGCTGATCATGACGGCCGCCCTGACCCCCGAACAGGCCCGCGCGGTCGAGGCGCACGCCCGCGCCGCCGTCGCCAACGCCCGCACCGCCCGCAACGACGAGCAGTACGTGCAGCGCCACCGTGACGAGGTCGGGTACTGCCCGATCCTGAACCGCGAGACCGGCGGGTGCAGTCAGTACGAGGCGCGCCCCACCCGCTGCCGCGACACCTTCAGCGCCTTCCCCGCCACGTACTGCGAGAGCGGCACGCTGGAACGCATGACCCGCCGCGAGCAGGCCGAGTACCGCCGCGAGGTCGCCCGCACGCCCGGCACGGACGGCGAACTGCACTTCATCGCGCCGCTGGAGCACCTGTCCGAGCCGGTGTGGGTCGCGGCGGCCCGCGCCATGCGCCAGGAATGGGGCCTGGAGGTCTGGGGGGATTTCTGGCTGCTGACCACCCTGGGCGCCGACCCGAAATTCATGGCGGCCGTCACGCAGGGCAACCCGCGCGCCGCGTGGCAGATCGCCTCCGGGCGCGGGCTGGCGCACCGCATGCTGCTGGAAATGGAGTGA
- the nusA gene encoding transcription termination factor NusA: MTQPEFNFADALREVAQARNINEMQLIEAFEQSLAQAYTRNVEPDKRIEVHLDPQSGELEVLVVREVVEKVEDEHLQISLADALELDPGVEVGMEMEFPVDREKFSRIALQAAKQTLTQKMRETERNVVFNEYKDREGQVLTAQVVRSDNKGNWFVELGAGEAILPPREQIPGEKLTPGNRVKIYLKEVRKTPKGPTILASRADERLLDYLLKQEIPEVANGIVEVKAISREAGQRSKVAVFSHNSNVDPIGACIGHRGNRIQAVTGELGRERVDVILWDANTRDFIRNALSPAKVGLIEVLADRREATVTVTPDQLSLAIGKGGQNVRLAAKLTGFKIDLRETAAISDLDAAMQQALADEQEGRDSGSAQSAFDALFKDSKSVATASPDDVQE; this comes from the coding sequence ATGACCCAGCCAGAATTCAACTTTGCCGACGCCCTGCGTGAAGTGGCGCAGGCCCGCAACATCAACGAGATGCAGCTGATCGAGGCGTTCGAGCAGTCGCTCGCGCAGGCGTACACCCGTAACGTCGAGCCGGACAAGCGCATCGAAGTTCACCTGGACCCGCAGAGCGGCGAGCTGGAAGTGCTCGTGGTGCGCGAGGTCGTGGAGAAAGTCGAGGACGAGCACCTTCAGATCTCGCTGGCCGACGCGCTGGAACTCGATCCCGGCGTGGAAGTCGGCATGGAGATGGAATTCCCCGTCGACCGCGAGAAGTTCAGCCGCATCGCCCTGCAGGCCGCCAAGCAGACCCTGACGCAGAAGATGCGTGAAACGGAACGCAACGTGGTGTTCAACGAGTACAAGGACCGCGAGGGTCAGGTGCTGACCGCGCAGGTGGTCCGCAGCGACAACAAGGGCAACTGGTTCGTGGAACTGGGCGCCGGCGAGGCGATCCTGCCGCCCCGCGAGCAGATTCCGGGCGAGAAACTCACGCCGGGCAACCGCGTGAAGATCTACCTGAAGGAAGTCCGCAAGACGCCCAAGGGCCCGACCATCCTGGCGAGCCGCGCCGACGAGCGCCTGCTGGACTACCTGCTCAAGCAGGAGATTCCCGAGGTCGCCAACGGCATCGTGGAGGTCAAGGCGATCAGCCGCGAGGCCGGTCAGCGCTCCAAGGTCGCGGTGTTCTCGCATAACAGCAACGTGGACCCCATCGGCGCGTGCATCGGGCACCGCGGGAACCGCATTCAGGCCGTCACGGGCGAACTGGGCCGCGAGCGTGTGGACGTGATCCTCTGGGACGCGAACACCCGCGACTTCATCCGTAACGCCCTGAGCCCCGCCAAGGTGGGTCTGATCGAGGTGCTGGCCGATCGCCGCGAGGCGACCGTGACCGTCACGCCCGATCAGCTGTCCCTGGCGATCGGTAAGGGCGGGCAGAACGTGCGCCTGGCCGCCAAACTGACCGGCTTCAAGATCGACCTGCGCGAGACGGCCGCGATCAGCGACCTGGACGCCGCGATGCAGCAGGCGCTGGCCGACGAGCAGGAAGGCCGCGACAGCGGCAGCGCGCAGTCCGCGTTCGACGCGCTGTTCAAGGACAGCAAGTCGGTCGCGACCGCCAGCCCGGACGACGTTCAGGAGTAA
- the infB gene encoding translation initiation factor IF-2, with protein MSKVRIYTLAKDLGVENAKMLELLDGLGVSYKSVSSTIEEETVELIKEMLAEEAAQAGGASPAAPQAAQPEPQATEPAASTPASAPAQADASEIPHRAPVVTIMGHVDHGKTSLLDYIRKTKVAAKEAGGITQHVGAFEAQTSKGKIVFIDTPGHEAFTTIRARGANVADIAIIVIAADDSLMPQTREAIAHAQAANVPMLIAINKVDLPQADPERVKTDLTQLNLVPEEYGGDLVVVPVSAKTGEGVEDLLEYISLTAELEDLRADPKGTFGGVIIEGKVDKQAGVLATVMVQEGTLHVSDFLVVGENYGKIKAMTDSNGGRIKEAGPSTPVQVLGFSEVPSSGEKVQSAKNEHAAREIVAQRASDRRDAENARVQRRLTLEEMMGPLGSVRTVNLILRADTQGSVEAIQGILARKESDDVKINVMLAGIGAPTEGDVLLASTAEATILCFSVTASGGVKKVADSKDVDIKSFRIIYELIDEVDRLIKGNVEPVFEEQYLGRAEVRMLIKHPKSGTIAGSYVTDGLFKRNAKAKVTRGKQVVYEGTVVGLKRFKDDVREVRTGFECGINLDWNDVMEGDIIEASEMVEVEQN; from the coding sequence ATGTCGAAAGTTCGAATTTACACCCTCGCCAAGGATCTTGGCGTCGAGAATGCCAAGATGCTGGAACTGCTCGACGGTCTGGGCGTCTCGTACAAGAGCGTCAGCAGCACCATCGAGGAAGAAACCGTGGAACTGATCAAGGAAATGCTGGCCGAGGAAGCCGCGCAGGCCGGCGGCGCCAGCCCCGCAGCGCCCCAGGCGGCGCAGCCCGAGCCGCAGGCCACCGAACCCGCCGCCAGCACTCCTGCCAGCGCGCCTGCGCAGGCGGACGCCAGTGAGATTCCGCACCGCGCGCCGGTCGTGACGATCATGGGTCACGTGGACCACGGCAAGACCAGCCTGCTGGACTACATCCGCAAGACCAAGGTCGCCGCCAAGGAAGCCGGGGGCATCACCCAGCACGTCGGGGCGTTCGAGGCGCAGACCAGCAAGGGCAAGATCGTGTTCATCGACACGCCCGGCCACGAGGCCTTCACGACCATCCGCGCGCGCGGCGCGAACGTCGCGGACATCGCGATCATCGTGATCGCCGCCGACGACTCCCTGATGCCCCAGACGCGCGAGGCCATCGCGCACGCGCAGGCCGCGAACGTGCCCATGCTGATCGCCATCAACAAGGTCGATCTGCCGCAGGCCGACCCGGAACGCGTGAAGACCGACCTGACCCAGCTGAACCTCGTGCCCGAAGAGTACGGCGGCGACCTGGTGGTCGTGCCCGTCTCCGCCAAGACCGGCGAGGGCGTCGAGGACCTGCTGGAGTACATCAGCCTGACCGCCGAACTCGAGGACCTGCGCGCCGACCCCAAGGGAACCTTCGGCGGCGTGATCATCGAGGGCAAGGTCGACAAGCAGGCGGGCGTACTGGCGACCGTCATGGTGCAGGAAGGCACGCTGCACGTCAGCGACTTCCTGGTCGTCGGTGAGAACTACGGCAAGATCAAGGCCATGACCGACAGCAACGGCGGGCGCATCAAGGAAGCCGGACCCAGCACGCCCGTGCAGGTCCTGGGCTTCAGCGAGGTGCCCAGCAGCGGCGAGAAAGTCCAGAGCGCCAAGAATGAGCACGCCGCCCGCGAGATCGTCGCGCAGCGCGCCAGTGACCGCCGTGACGCCGAGAACGCCCGCGTGCAGCGCCGCCTGACCCTGGAAGAAATGATGGGGCCGCTCGGCAGTGTGCGCACCGTGAACCTGATCCTGCGCGCCGACACGCAGGGCAGCGTCGAGGCGATCCAGGGCATCCTGGCCCGCAAGGAAAGCGACGACGTCAAGATCAACGTGATGCTCGCCGGGATCGGCGCGCCCACCGAGGGTGACGTGCTGCTGGCCAGCACCGCCGAGGCGACCATCCTGTGCTTCAGCGTGACCGCCTCGGGCGGCGTGAAGAAGGTCGCGGACAGCAAGGACGTGGACATCAAGTCCTTCCGGATCATCTACGAACTCATCGACGAGGTCGACCGCCTGATCAAGGGCAACGTCGAACCCGTGTTCGAGGAGCAGTACCTGGGCCGCGCCGAGGTGCGGATGCTGATCAAGCACCCCAAGAGCGGCACCATTGCCGGTTCTTACGTCACCGACGGTCTCTTCAAGCGCAACGCCAAGGCCAAGGTCACGCGCGGCAAGCAGGTCGTGTACGAGGGCACCGTCGTGGGCCTCAAGCGCTTCAAGGACGATGTCCGCGAGGTCAGGACCGGGTTCGAGTGCGGTATCAACCTCGACTGGAACGACGTGATGGAAGGCGACATCATCGAAGCCAGCGAGATGGTGGAAGTCGAGCAGAACTAA
- a CDS encoding phosphotransferase family protein has product MDHPHPERPLTPSRVPHGDGPAPRFPVLEARFGPLTPMDAGMQSRVYVTPDDVIVKVYRNHQGDHCTEADNLRRAGLGDWVIDALEADGVEALVMKRFPGHPLRPADVTRAVPALREVLRELHREQRGRVDLRRVRERLQRFRSALAAYPLEDLFDAVEIPLERGLLDQPASFCHLDLWQDNILITDPPAPERLLVIDWTKSAWDDPLRDLALLKTGTLDLLPPDQSLRLALEFLPDHAGATLTRYRAYLAMTALHDLYWLLMNEPYEFEGQRAEKVPRARHALARLPALP; this is encoded by the coding sequence ATGGACCACCCGCACCCGGAGCGTCCGTTGACGCCGAGCCGCGTGCCGCACGGTGACGGCCCCGCCCCGCGCTTCCCGGTCCTGGAGGCCCGTTTCGGGCCGCTGACCCCCATGGACGCCGGAATGCAGAGCCGCGTGTACGTCACGCCGGACGACGTGATTGTGAAGGTGTACCGCAACCACCAGGGTGACCACTGCACCGAGGCCGACAACCTGCGCCGCGCCGGACTGGGCGACTGGGTGATCGACGCACTCGAAGCCGACGGGGTCGAGGCGCTGGTCATGAAACGCTTCCCCGGCCACCCGCTGCGCCCCGCCGACGTGACGCGCGCCGTACCCGCCCTGCGGGAAGTGCTGAGGGAACTGCACCGCGAGCAGCGCGGCCGGGTGGATCTGCGCCGCGTGCGCGAACGCCTGCAACGCTTCCGCAGCGCCCTGGCCGCCTACCCCCTTGAGGACCTGTTCGACGCGGTCGAGATTCCGCTGGAACGCGGCCTGCTGGACCAGCCGGCGTCGTTCTGCCACCTGGACCTGTGGCAGGACAACATCCTGATCACCGACCCGCCCGCCCCCGAACGGCTGCTCGTGATCGACTGGACCAAGAGTGCCTGGGACGACCCGCTGCGCGACCTGGCCCTCCTGAAGACCGGTACGCTGGACCTGCTGCCCCCGGATCAGAGCCTGCGCCTGGCGCTGGAATTCCTGCCGGACCACGCGGGGGCCACCCTGACCCGTTACCGCGCGTACCTGGCCATGACGGCCCTGCACGACCTGTACTGGCTGCTGATGAACGAACCGTACGAGTTCGAGGGCCAGCGCGCCGAGAAGGTCCCGCGCGCCCGGCACGCCCTGGCCCGCCTGCCCGCCCTGCCCTGA